A genome region from Arthrobacter agilis includes the following:
- a CDS encoding DUF58 domain-containing protein → MVSGRAGTGRTGAGRSPGGALAVVLALLCIVAGLVSGRPDTTALAAPFALLALAARTGPRGREEPPVRITSDRRPGAQGARARLLLGPSTGRASGGGLTATILAAPGCPPDGLVLTTGEECPLLVGAPPSGERDVLSYASAGVPADVTGSSSFIAGRPVRLSILPPVGVALARPVARRLLGLAGTHVSRRPGEGVELRSVAPLQPGDALRRIDWRATARRSTDQDRLMVRRSYADAEASVLLVVDPAQDLPSSTADWFATGSPRITSGSLHVARAAATAVAASFLAGGDRVGLDDLSGTRRALRSAGGARHLERIRTRLAGTSVVPRRRRSRDPVPPPGAVVVVFSPFLDDEPARLLRLWHAQGHLVVGVDCVPQLLPGGTTASQAQAVRLTLLRRRLLLEGLREDGIPVLAGTSTATRGGTPGVNSAPAEVAARRAAGAAGADLFAPSGPDLETGLRLLARQAGRRSAGSTRGGARSVGGGTSGVPGRPLRFGDGRSAGAAGAAGGPSGAGAVL, encoded by the coding sequence ATGGTTAGCGGCAGGGCCGGGACCGGGAGGACCGGAGCCGGCCGGTCCCCCGGGGGCGCCCTGGCCGTCGTCCTCGCCCTGCTGTGCATCGTGGCGGGGCTCGTCTCCGGCCGTCCCGACACCACCGCACTGGCCGCGCCGTTCGCCCTCCTCGCCCTCGCCGCCCGCACCGGGCCGCGCGGCCGGGAGGAACCACCTGTCCGCATCACCAGCGACCGGCGGCCCGGAGCGCAGGGCGCACGCGCTCGCCTGCTGCTCGGACCGTCGACGGGCAGGGCGTCCGGGGGCGGCCTCACCGCGACGATCCTGGCCGCGCCCGGCTGTCCACCGGACGGCCTCGTGCTGACGACCGGCGAGGAGTGCCCGCTGCTGGTCGGGGCACCGCCCTCCGGGGAGCGCGACGTCCTGTCGTACGCGTCGGCCGGCGTTCCAGCGGACGTCACCGGGTCCTCGTCCTTCATCGCGGGCCGGCCCGTGCGCCTCAGCATCCTCCCGCCGGTCGGCGTGGCCCTCGCGCGTCCCGTGGCGAGGCGGCTCCTCGGTCTCGCCGGCACGCACGTGTCGAGGCGGCCGGGTGAGGGTGTCGAACTGCGGTCGGTCGCACCGCTCCAACCGGGCGATGCCCTGCGGCGGATCGACTGGCGCGCCACCGCCCGCCGTTCCACCGACCAGGACAGGCTCATGGTGCGGCGCTCCTATGCCGATGCGGAGGCCTCCGTCCTCCTCGTGGTCGACCCCGCACAGGACCTCCCGTCGTCGACCGCCGACTGGTTCGCCACGGGGAGTCCCCGCATCACCAGCGGGTCCCTCCACGTGGCGCGGGCCGCCGCCACGGCGGTCGCCGCCTCCTTCCTCGCCGGCGGCGATCGGGTAGGACTGGACGACCTGTCCGGGACCCGGCGCGCCCTGCGCTCCGCCGGCGGCGCCCGGCACCTCGAGCGGATCCGTACGCGGCTCGCAGGGACGTCCGTGGTCCCCCGACGGCGCCGCAGCCGGGACCCCGTGCCGCCGCCGGGCGCCGTCGTCGTGGTCTTCTCGCCCTTCCTCGATGACGAGCCGGCGCGCCTGCTGCGCCTGTGGCACGCCCAGGGCCACCTCGTGGTCGGCGTCGACTGCGTGCCACAGCTGCTGCCGGGCGGGACGACGGCGTCCCAGGCCCAGGCCGTGCGGCTGACGCTCCTCCGGCGCCGCCTGCTGCTCGAGGGCCTGCGGGAGGACGGCATCCCGGTCCTCGCGGGCACGTCGACGGCCACGCGGGGCGGAACGCCCGGCGTGAACTCCGCACCGGCGGAGGTCGCTGCCCGCAGAGCGGCCGGTGCGGCCGGCGCGGATCTCTTCGCGCCGTCCGGCCCCGATCTCGAGACCGGCCTCCGCCTGCTCGCGCGGCAGGCGGGCAGGCGGAGCGCCGGCAGCACACGGGGTGGCGCCCGCTCGGTTGGCGGGGGTACGTCCGGCGTCCCCGGTCGCCCGCTCCGCTTCGGTGACGGCCGGTCCGCCGGAGCCGCCGGAGCCGCCGGCGGACCCTCCGGCGCGGGTGCGGTCCTGTGA
- a CDS encoding homoserine dehydrogenase: MNSPATPSAGPLRVALLGCGNVGAQVARILLEDAENLGRRAGAPLQLTGVAVRSLDAPRDVDLPAGLLTTDAEALVEDADIVIELMGGIEPAKSLILRAIGHGATVVSGNKALFAQDGPELYEQADAAGVQLSYEAAVAGAIPILRPIRDSLSGDRITRVLGIVNGTTNYILDQMDSTGASFADALKAAQDLGYAEADPTADVEGHDAAAKAAILASLSFHTRFALENVHCEGITSVTADDIAAAAEDGYVIKLLAIAEMLTDEAGAAGVGVRVHPTLLPRSHPLAAVRGAFNAVFIEAENAGELMFYGQGAGGTPTASAVLGDVVSAARRMVLGGPGRTETTTGHVPPLSIDTVRTSYCIGLEVADQPGVLARIAQIFAENGVSIETMRQRIHQGGPDGGTTAELRIVTHRAPEASLAATVKQVAALEVITAVSSVLRVEGI; the protein is encoded by the coding sequence ATGAACTCACCAGCCACACCCTCCGCAGGACCCCTGCGCGTAGCCCTGCTCGGCTGCGGCAACGTCGGCGCGCAGGTCGCCCGCATCCTCCTCGAGGACGCGGAGAACCTCGGCCGCCGCGCCGGCGCCCCGCTCCAGCTCACCGGCGTCGCCGTCCGCAGCCTCGACGCCCCCCGCGACGTCGACCTGCCGGCCGGGCTCCTCACGACGGACGCCGAGGCACTCGTCGAGGACGCCGATATCGTCATCGAGCTCATGGGCGGGATCGAGCCGGCCAAGTCGCTGATCCTCCGGGCGATCGGCCACGGCGCCACAGTGGTCAGCGGCAACAAGGCGCTCTTCGCGCAGGACGGCCCCGAGCTCTACGAGCAGGCCGACGCCGCGGGCGTGCAGCTCTCCTACGAGGCCGCGGTGGCGGGCGCCATCCCGATCCTCCGCCCCATCCGCGACAGCCTCTCCGGCGACCGCATCACGCGCGTGCTCGGGATCGTCAACGGCACCACCAACTACATCCTCGACCAGATGGACTCCACGGGAGCCTCCTTCGCGGATGCGCTGAAGGCCGCCCAGGACCTCGGCTACGCCGAGGCGGACCCGACGGCCGACGTCGAGGGCCACGACGCCGCCGCGAAGGCCGCCATCCTCGCCTCGCTGTCGTTCCACACGCGGTTCGCCCTGGAGAACGTCCACTGCGAGGGCATCACGTCGGTCACCGCCGACGACATCGCGGCCGCCGCGGAGGACGGCTACGTCATCAAGCTGCTGGCCATCGCGGAGATGCTCACCGACGAGGCGGGGGCGGCGGGCGTCGGCGTCCGCGTGCACCCCACCCTGCTGCCCCGCTCCCACCCGCTGGCCGCAGTCCGCGGCGCGTTCAACGCCGTGTTCATCGAGGCGGAGAATGCCGGCGAGCTCATGTTCTACGGCCAGGGCGCCGGCGGCACCCCGACGGCCTCCGCCGTCCTGGGCGACGTCGTCAGCGCCGCCCGGCGGATGGTGCTCGGCGGTCCCGGCCGGACCGAGACCACCACGGGCCACGTACCGCCGCTGAGCATCGACACCGTGCGCACCAGCTACTGCATCGGGCTGGAGGTCGCCGACCAGCCCGGCGTCCTCGCCCGCATCGCGCAGATCTTCGCCGAGAACGGCGTCTCCATCGAGACCATGCGCCAGCGCATCCACCAGGGCGGGCCCGACGGCGGCACCACCGCCGAGCTGCGGATCGTCACGCACCGCGCTCCGGAGGCGTCCCTCGCGGCGACCGTGAAGCAGGTCGCCGCGCTCGAGGTCATCACCGCCGTCTCGTCCGTGCTCCGAGTAGAGGGAATCTAA
- the argS gene encoding arginine--tRNA ligase: MTPEELSAAISACLKAAVEAGDLHIDLPSEVRVERPKNRDHGDWATNIALQLGKKAGMNPRDFAQLLSDRLAGIDGVKAVDIAGPGFLNITLDAGAAGELARTIVEAGPAYGTNEALAGHTINMEFVSANPTGPLHLAHTRWAALGDSIARVLRASGAQVTTEYYINDAGTQMNNFAASVLATIKGRPTPEGGYPGQYIADLGRTVLAGRPEVADLDDDTALPIVRALAYEAQMADIKETLADFGVHFDVFFSESALHDGGAVEQAVDRLREQGHVFDEDGAVWLRTTDFGDDKDRVLIRANGEPTYFASDAAYYLSKKDRGFPEKIYLLGADHHGYIGRLKAIAACAGDDMEQNIQVLIGQMVSVNGARLSKRAGNIIELRDLLDWLGKDALRYSLGRSPADSAMSIDPELLRKNTNENPVFYVQYAHARTHAVGRNAVSAGVDTSTFDAASLGHPTEGELLAALGQFPGVVAQSATFREPHRVARHLEVIAGTYHRWYDACRVAPLGDAPVEDVHRSRLWLNNATQQVLANGLDLLGVSAPERM; encoded by the coding sequence GTGACTCCCGAAGAACTCTCTGCCGCAATTTCCGCCTGCCTGAAGGCCGCCGTCGAGGCGGGCGACCTGCACATCGACCTCCCCTCGGAGGTGCGCGTGGAGCGACCGAAGAACCGGGACCACGGGGACTGGGCCACGAACATCGCCCTGCAGCTCGGCAAGAAGGCGGGCATGAACCCGCGCGACTTCGCGCAGCTCCTCAGCGACCGCCTGGCGGGCATCGACGGCGTCAAGGCAGTGGACATCGCCGGTCCCGGCTTCCTGAACATCACGCTCGACGCCGGCGCGGCGGGCGAGCTGGCCCGCACGATCGTCGAGGCCGGCCCCGCCTACGGCACCAACGAGGCGCTCGCGGGCCACACCATCAACATGGAGTTCGTGTCGGCCAACCCGACGGGCCCGCTGCACCTGGCCCACACGCGCTGGGCCGCTCTCGGCGACTCCATCGCGCGCGTCCTTCGGGCCAGCGGTGCGCAGGTGACCACGGAGTACTACATCAACGACGCCGGCACCCAGATGAACAACTTCGCGGCCTCCGTCCTCGCGACCATCAAGGGCCGGCCGACGCCCGAGGGCGGTTACCCCGGCCAGTACATCGCGGACCTCGGCCGCACCGTCCTCGCCGGCCGCCCCGAGGTGGCGGACCTCGACGACGACACCGCGCTCCCGATCGTGCGCGCCCTCGCCTACGAGGCGCAGATGGCCGACATCAAGGAGACGCTGGCGGACTTCGGCGTCCACTTCGACGTGTTCTTCTCCGAGTCGGCGCTGCACGACGGCGGCGCCGTGGAGCAGGCCGTCGACCGCCTGCGCGAGCAGGGCCACGTCTTCGACGAGGACGGCGCCGTCTGGCTCCGCACCACCGACTTCGGCGACGACAAGGACCGCGTCCTCATCAGGGCCAACGGCGAGCCCACGTACTTCGCCTCCGATGCCGCGTACTACCTCTCCAAGAAGGACCGCGGCTTCCCCGAGAAGATCTACCTCCTCGGAGCGGACCACCACGGCTATATCGGCCGCCTCAAGGCCATCGCGGCCTGCGCCGGCGACGACATGGAACAGAACATCCAGGTCCTCATCGGCCAGATGGTGTCCGTGAACGGCGCCCGGCTCTCCAAGCGCGCCGGCAACATCATCGAGCTGCGGGACCTGCTCGACTGGCTCGGCAAGGACGCCCTGCGCTACTCGCTGGGACGCTCGCCGGCCGACTCGGCCATGTCCATCGATCCCGAGCTGCTGCGGAAGAACACCAACGAGAACCCCGTGTTCTACGTGCAGTACGCCCACGCCAGGACGCACGCCGTCGGCCGCAACGCCGTCTCCGCCGGCGTGGACACGAGCACCTTCGACGCCGCCTCGCTGGGCCACCCCACGGAGGGCGAGCTGCTGGCCGCCCTCGGCCAGTTCCCGGGCGTCGTCGCGCAGTCGGCGACCTTCCGCGAGCCTCACCGCGTGGCCCGCCACCTCGAGGTCATCGCCGGCACCTACCACCGGTGGTACGACGCGTGCCGCGTCGCGCCGCTCGGCGACGCGCCGGTCGAGGACGTGCACCGCTCGCGCCTGTGGCTGAACAACGCCACGCAGCAGGTCCTCGCCAACGGGCTGGACCTCCTCGGGGTCTCCGCGCCGGAGAGGATGTAG
- a CDS encoding FAD-dependent oxidoreductase: MTAALDGLLGRVTMYRLTLIVLLVLTLEAFALSLAGLLAYPPAELGGSLLAAVGGTIIGTRVMALILRLRPHSESSLITGLIVFLIMFPSATAAGLGGVLVAGAAAGASKFLLAFRGRHIFNPAATGAVVATLLGVGAAAWWVANAYMLPVVAVGAALLLYRTRKLAMGAVFLVVALGILLAGLVQGGMAPGAGLQLVLTSYPVLFLLGFMLTEPLTLPPLRWQQWLFAAIVAAVFALQLSAGPVFLGPEFALVIGNAVAFLMGQRRGVRLSFTGSRRLTPTSTELVFAPAKPVRFRAGQYMELSMPHRGADSRGSRRVFSITSAPQQGDAVTFGLRTTGSGSSFKKALLDLPKDAQVTGTLVGGDFFLPRDPSVPLLLAAGGIGVTPFLSQLRDLAARGETRDVVLVYVVRDEQEIAFRDELADLGTRVVLFLPTADGVPPLPGTWTYAGADASAEDLLAAVPDLGRRRVLVSGSPRFIGDFRAAVRSAGVSRVTTDAFLGY; the protein is encoded by the coding sequence ATGACCGCAGCACTCGACGGCCTGCTGGGCCGCGTGACCATGTACCGGCTGACGCTGATCGTCCTCCTGGTCCTGACCCTCGAGGCGTTCGCCCTGTCACTCGCGGGCCTCCTCGCCTACCCGCCCGCCGAGCTCGGCGGCTCGCTCCTCGCCGCGGTCGGGGGGACGATCATCGGCACCCGCGTGATGGCGCTCATCCTGCGGCTCCGCCCGCACAGTGAGTCCTCCCTCATCACCGGCCTGATCGTGTTCCTCATCATGTTCCCGTCCGCCACCGCCGCCGGGCTCGGCGGCGTCCTCGTCGCCGGTGCCGCGGCCGGCGCGTCGAAGTTCCTCCTGGCCTTCCGGGGACGGCACATCTTCAATCCCGCCGCGACGGGCGCCGTCGTCGCCACGCTGCTCGGCGTCGGTGCAGCCGCGTGGTGGGTCGCGAACGCCTACATGCTGCCCGTCGTCGCGGTGGGGGCCGCCCTGCTCCTGTACCGCACCCGGAAGCTGGCCATGGGAGCCGTGTTCCTCGTCGTGGCGCTCGGGATCCTGCTGGCGGGCCTGGTGCAGGGCGGCATGGCACCCGGCGCCGGCCTGCAGCTCGTCCTGACGTCCTACCCCGTGCTGTTCCTGCTCGGGTTCATGCTGACCGAACCGCTCACCCTCCCCCCGCTGCGCTGGCAGCAGTGGCTCTTCGCGGCGATCGTCGCCGCCGTGTTCGCGCTCCAGCTGTCGGCCGGGCCGGTGTTCCTCGGCCCGGAGTTCGCCCTGGTGATCGGCAACGCCGTGGCGTTCCTGATGGGACAGCGGCGGGGCGTGCGGCTGTCCTTCACGGGGTCGCGGCGGCTCACCCCGACCAGCACCGAACTCGTGTTCGCCCCGGCGAAGCCCGTACGCTTCCGGGCCGGCCAGTACATGGAGCTGAGCATGCCGCACCGGGGGGCGGACAGCCGCGGCAGCCGGCGGGTCTTCAGCATCACCTCCGCACCCCAGCAGGGCGACGCCGTCACCTTCGGGCTGCGGACCACCGGGTCCGGGAGCTCGTTCAAGAAGGCCCTGCTCGACCTGCCGAAGGACGCGCAGGTCACCGGGACGCTCGTGGGTGGCGACTTCTTCCTGCCGCGGGACCCGTCCGTCCCGCTGCTGCTCGCCGCAGGGGGCATCGGCGTGACGCCGTTCCTCAGCCAGCTCAGGGACCTCGCCGCCCGCGGGGAGACCCGCGACGTCGTCCTCGTGTACGTGGTGCGGGACGAGCAGGAGATCGCCTTCCGCGACGAACTGGCCGACCTCGGCACCCGCGTGGTGCTCTTCCTGCCCACCGCGGACGGTGTCCCCCCGCTGCCCGGCACGTGGACCTACGCGGGGGCGGATGCGTCGGCCGAGGACCTCCTGGCCGCCGTCCCGGATCTCGGCAGGCGCAGGGTGCTCGTCTCGGGCTCACCCCGGTTCATCGGCGACTTCCGCGCCGCGGTGCGCTCGGCGGGCGTGTCCCGGGTGACGACGGACGCCTTCCTGGGCTACTGA
- a CDS encoding FAD:protein FMN transferase: MADSFSFEAIGTRWRVDSRAPLPAGQRAGLLQLAGEYDALYSRFRADSGVTALAAAGGSLPLPGHGAALGRLLRTLYDVTGGGVSPLVGERLAALGYDAAYSFVPTAAPAPSRAWDGLLDWTDDGVTLSAPALLDVGAAGKGQLVDLMLEYLLAAGHEEVIVDASGDMRRAGAGTITVGLEHPYDPSSAIGTVPLGVGALCASASNRRVWGDGLHHVLDARTGRCVDTVVATWVLAEDAMTADGLCTALFVADPADLGRAFGFDYVLVYSDGRARSSAALQGALFP, from the coding sequence GTGGCGGACTCCTTCAGCTTCGAGGCGATCGGCACCCGCTGGCGTGTCGACAGTCGCGCGCCGCTCCCGGCCGGGCAGCGCGCCGGGCTGCTGCAGCTCGCCGGCGAGTACGACGCCCTCTATTCGCGCTTCCGCGCCGACTCCGGCGTCACAGCCCTCGCCGCCGCCGGAGGCAGCCTTCCCCTGCCCGGCCACGGCGCCGCGCTGGGCCGGCTCCTGCGCACCCTCTACGACGTGACCGGCGGCGGGGTCTCGCCGCTCGTCGGCGAGCGCCTCGCGGCCCTGGGCTACGATGCCGCGTACTCGTTCGTCCCCACGGCGGCGCCCGCGCCCTCCCGCGCCTGGGACGGCCTGCTGGACTGGACGGACGACGGCGTCACCCTGAGCGCGCCCGCCCTCCTCGACGTGGGCGCCGCGGGCAAGGGCCAGCTCGTCGACCTGATGCTGGAGTACCTCCTGGCCGCGGGCCACGAGGAGGTGATCGTCGACGCGAGCGGCGACATGCGGCGTGCCGGCGCCGGGACCATCACGGTCGGGCTCGAGCATCCCTATGATCCGTCGTCGGCCATCGGCACGGTGCCCCTCGGAGTCGGGGCGTTGTGCGCCTCGGCGTCCAACCGCCGGGTGTGGGGTGACGGGCTGCACCACGTCCTCGATGCCCGGACGGGCCGCTGCGTCGACACCGTCGTCGCCACGTGGGTCCTCGCCGAGGACGCGATGACCGCCGACGGCCTGTGCACCGCCCTGTTCGTCGCGGACCCGGCCGACCTCGGCCGGGCCTTCGGCTTCGACTACGTCCTCGTGTACTCGGACGGGCGCGCCCGCTCGTCCGCCGCACTCCAAGGAGCCCTGTTCCCATGA
- a CDS encoding AAA family ATPase, with protein sequence MNTPDRNGSAAAPAGRPTRQSGPEEAARVGREVLDRTGTVVVGAEEALRLALAAVLAGGHVLFEDLPGLGKTLAAKTLAQALGLDFRRLQFTPDLLPSDVTGSSIFNPATREFEFSPGPIFAGLFLADEINRTSPKTQSALLEAMAEAQVSVEGTTLPLQRPFHVFATSNPIEFEGTYPLPEAQLDRFLVRLRFGYPAAGGEQDIIARRIARRQDETRVANVTTAHELLRLQEAVETVGVDADVIDYAVRLTAATRRHPDVEVGASPRGSQGLVLLGRALAVLDRRTFVLPEDIQEGAVAVLAHRLTLTPTSWAQGVAAERVVRDVLAEVPTPSTVPHG encoded by the coding sequence ATGAACACCCCCGATCGCAACGGGTCCGCCGCCGCACCGGCCGGCCGGCCCACCCGGCAGTCCGGGCCGGAGGAGGCCGCCCGGGTGGGCCGGGAGGTCCTCGACCGGACGGGCACCGTCGTCGTCGGCGCGGAAGAAGCACTGCGCCTGGCGCTCGCGGCGGTCCTCGCCGGCGGCCACGTGCTCTTCGAGGACCTTCCCGGGCTCGGCAAGACCCTCGCGGCCAAGACCCTCGCCCAGGCGCTCGGCCTGGACTTCCGCCGCCTGCAGTTCACCCCCGACCTCCTGCCCTCGGACGTCACCGGGTCCTCCATCTTCAACCCGGCCACCCGCGAGTTCGAGTTCAGTCCGGGGCCGATCTTCGCAGGGCTGTTCCTCGCCGACGAGATCAACAGGACATCCCCGAAGACGCAGTCCGCACTGCTGGAGGCCATGGCGGAGGCGCAGGTGTCGGTGGAGGGCACCACCCTCCCGCTGCAGCGCCCCTTCCACGTCTTCGCGACCTCCAACCCGATCGAGTTCGAGGGCACCTATCCGCTGCCCGAGGCGCAGCTGGACCGCTTCCTGGTCCGCCTCCGCTTCGGCTACCCCGCCGCCGGCGGGGAGCAGGACATCATCGCGCGGCGCATCGCCCGGCGGCAGGACGAGACCCGGGTGGCGAACGTGACGACGGCGCACGAACTGCTGCGCCTGCAGGAAGCGGTCGAGACCGTGGGCGTCGACGCCGACGTCATCGACTACGCGGTGCGCCTCACCGCGGCGACCCGCCGCCACCCCGACGTCGAGGTGGGCGCCTCGCCGCGCGGCTCCCAGGGCCTCGTCCTGCTCGGTCGTGCCCTCGCGGTCCTCGACCGGCGCACCTTCGTCCTCCCCGAGGACATCCAGGAGGGCGCCGTGGCGGTCCTCGCCCACCGGCTCACGCTGACGCCGACGTCCTGGGCGCAGGGGGTCGCCGCCGAGCGCGTGGTGCGGGATGTGCTGGCCGAGGTGCCCACCCCGTCGACCGTGCCCCATGGTTAG
- a CDS encoding FMN-binding protein: MSARPHTLPAAATRSAGSPLPRRVLTALAAVSILGAAGCAGAEAEPPAPGSQAGAPSEAPSEAPSEAPSGTGPAAGDTGADASGASYRDGTYTETGSYQSPAGREEVGVTITLEADVVTAVEVEPMPDNPTTTIYQERFAGGISDAIVGRKLDDLAVDKVAGSSLTSGGFNEATGKIKSEARL; the protein is encoded by the coding sequence GTGAGCGCACGCCCCCACACCCTTCCCGCTGCAGCGACCCGTTCCGCCGGGTCCCCCCTGCCCCGCCGGGTCCTGACGGCCCTCGCCGCGGTCTCGATCCTCGGCGCCGCGGGCTGCGCGGGTGCGGAGGCCGAGCCGCCCGCGCCCGGGTCGCAGGCGGGGGCACCGTCGGAGGCACCGTCGGAGGCACCGTCGGAGGCACCGTCGGGCACGGGACCGGCGGCGGGCGACACGGGCGCTGACGCCTCGGGTGCGTCCTACAGGGACGGCACCTACACGGAGACCGGCTCGTACCAGTCCCCGGCCGGCCGGGAGGAGGTGGGCGTGACGATCACGCTGGAGGCCGACGTCGTCACCGCCGTGGAGGTGGAGCCCATGCCCGACAACCCGACCACCACCATCTACCAGGAGCGGTTCGCAGGCGGCATCTCGGACGCGATCGTGGGCCGGAAGCTCGACGATCTCGCCGTCGACAAGGTGGCCGGGTCCTCCCTCACGAGCGGCGGCTTCAACGAGGCGACCGGCAAGATCAAGAGCGAAGCCCGGCTCTAG
- a CDS encoding DUF4129 domain-containing protein, which produces MATKAWPRRAASAGPAVLTVIMLVLAVLAAAFMGDFSADPVVEPPAAVRQQDAVPAPTATATPAPLPDGERLEIGGDWAVAALLVLGMAALALLLRFLLRFRALREAEDGLLEQTGLQQQDTSALAPHVLPAWTDASRALLAGADTSDAVIRCWLDFERLCAAAGIARTPAQTTSDFAATAATALTLPLPPLATLTRLYQRARFGRSGTGGRPSLGQDDRELALGAIRELSAVLPSPRTGADAP; this is translated from the coding sequence GTGGCGACGAAGGCGTGGCCCCGGCGCGCGGCATCGGCCGGCCCCGCCGTCCTGACCGTGATCATGCTGGTCCTCGCCGTGCTCGCGGCCGCGTTCATGGGGGACTTCTCGGCCGACCCCGTGGTGGAACCTCCCGCCGCCGTCCGGCAGCAGGACGCCGTACCCGCCCCGACGGCCACCGCCACCCCCGCCCCCCTGCCCGACGGCGAGCGCCTCGAGATCGGCGGCGACTGGGCCGTGGCGGCGCTGCTGGTCCTGGGCATGGCCGCGCTCGCGCTCCTGCTGAGGTTCCTGCTGCGGTTCCGTGCCCTCCGGGAGGCCGAGGACGGCCTGCTGGAGCAGACCGGCCTCCAGCAGCAGGACACCTCCGCGCTCGCGCCCCACGTCCTGCCGGCCTGGACGGACGCCTCGCGCGCCCTGCTGGCCGGAGCGGACACCTCGGACGCCGTCATCCGGTGCTGGCTCGACTTCGAGCGCCTCTGCGCGGCGGCAGGCATCGCGCGAACACCGGCCCAGACCACGTCGGACTTCGCCGCGACCGCCGCCACCGCCCTCACCCTGCCGCTGCCGCCGCTGGCGACCCTCACCCGCCTCTACCAGCGCGCCCGGTTCGGCAGGAGCGGCACCGGGGGCCGCCCGAGCCTGGGGCAGGACGACCGGGAGCTCGCTCTCGGCGCCATCCGGGAGCTCTCGGCGGTCCTCCCCTCCCCCCGCACCGGAGCGGACGCCCCGTGA
- the lysA gene encoding diaminopimelate decarboxylase — protein sequence MAMTSAQASPLAPEWLSVPADQARLDAKLWAEDVDRGADGVVRVDGVPVTDLAAQYGTPLFVVSERDFRTRAATFRDAFDEAFADLCGGVDVFYAGKSFLCTEVAHWVREEGLGLDTCSGGELAVALRAGLPGSRLGLHGNNKSAAEIVRAIDAGLGRIVVDSIQEVALVGDLAVQRGRTANVMLRLTPGVHAHTHEFIATAHEDQKFGLSLTTDQGPGQGSGGDDASSPAARAVADALAHPGIELLGVHCHIGSQIFEPEGFELAAQRLLGFLAEVRDRHGVELPELDLGGGYGIAYTEADEPRPAREIAQAMAAVVGATCRDLGLAVPRISIEPGRAIVGPSTFTLYTAGTTKTVRVDAAANGSEVLEDTSVTHPRRYVSVDGGMSDNPRPVLYGADYSAVLASRTPEAAPVLSRVVGKHCESGDIVVRDVYLPEDIGAGDLLAVPGTGAYCWVLSSNYNYLTRPPVVAVVDGVARLIVRGETEEDLFRRDVQREPASPGKAEPATDSGASRTA from the coding sequence ATGGCGATGACATCCGCCCAGGCATCGCCGCTCGCACCGGAGTGGCTGTCCGTACCCGCCGACCAGGCACGGCTCGACGCGAAACTGTGGGCCGAGGACGTCGACCGCGGGGCCGATGGCGTCGTCCGGGTCGACGGCGTGCCCGTGACCGACCTCGCCGCGCAGTACGGCACCCCGCTGTTCGTCGTGTCCGAGCGCGACTTCCGCACCCGTGCCGCGACGTTCCGCGACGCGTTCGACGAGGCCTTCGCCGACCTCTGCGGTGGCGTGGACGTGTTCTACGCGGGCAAGTCGTTCCTCTGCACCGAGGTGGCCCACTGGGTCCGGGAGGAGGGCCTCGGGCTCGACACCTGCTCGGGCGGCGAGCTCGCCGTCGCCCTCCGCGCGGGCCTGCCGGGCTCCCGGCTGGGCCTGCACGGGAACAACAAGTCCGCCGCCGAGATCGTCCGCGCCATCGACGCCGGCCTCGGCCGGATCGTCGTCGACAGCATCCAGGAGGTCGCGCTCGTCGGCGACCTCGCCGTGCAGCGCGGACGGACGGCCAACGTCATGCTGCGCCTCACGCCCGGCGTCCACGCGCACACGCACGAGTTCATCGCCACGGCCCACGAGGACCAGAAGTTCGGCCTCTCCCTGACCACCGACCAGGGCCCGGGGCAGGGGAGCGGCGGTGACGACGCCTCCTCGCCGGCCGCCCGCGCCGTCGCCGACGCCCTGGCCCACCCCGGCATCGAGCTCCTCGGCGTGCACTGCCACATCGGGTCGCAGATCTTCGAGCCGGAAGGCTTCGAACTCGCCGCACAGCGGCTGCTCGGCTTCCTGGCGGAGGTCCGCGACCGGCACGGCGTCGAACTGCCCGAGCTCGACCTCGGCGGCGGCTACGGCATCGCCTACACCGAGGCCGACGAGCCGCGTCCCGCCCGGGAGATCGCGCAGGCGATGGCCGCCGTCGTCGGGGCGACGTGCCGGGACCTGGGACTGGCCGTGCCCCGCATCTCGATCGAGCCCGGCCGGGCCATCGTGGGCCCGAGCACGTTCACCCTCTACACCGCCGGCACCACCAAGACGGTCCGCGTGGACGCGGCGGCCAACGGCTCCGAGGTCCTCGAGGACACTTCCGTTACGCACCCGCGGCGCTATGTGTCGGTGGACGGCGGCATGAGCGACAACCCCCGTCCGGTGCTCTACGGCGCGGATTACTCGGCCGTCCTGGCCTCACGGACACCCGAGGCGGCCCCCGTGCTCTCGCGCGTGGTTGGCAAACACTGCGAGAGCGGTGACATCGTGGTGCGGGACGTCTACCTCCCCGAGGACATCGGGGCCGGTGACCTCCTCGCCGTCCCGGGCACCGGGGCCTACTGCTGGGTGCTCTCGAGCAACTACAACTACCTGACGCGTCCGCCGGTCGTGGCGGTCGTCGACGGGGTCGCGCGGCTGATCGTGCGCGGCGAGACGGAGGAGGACCTGTTCCGCAGGGACGTCCAGCGCGAGCCCGCCTCGCCAGGGAAAGCAGAGCCCGCCACGGATTCAGGAGCCTCACGGACAGCATGA